The DNA region GGGGTTGGTGGTGGTTGGATGGGTGGAGGGGTTGAGCGATGGAAGGGTTGGTGGTGGTTGGATGGGTGGAGGGGTTGAGGGTGGGAGAGATGGGTGGATGGAGGGTGGTTGGGTGGATGGTGGAGTGGATGGATGGAGAACTTGAGGGTTGGAGagatgggtgggtggatggagaGAGGGATGGATGGGTGGAGAGGTGGTTGGATGGATGGAGAGGTGGTTGGATGGGTGGAGAGGTGGTTGGATGGATGGAGAGGCGGTTGGATGGATGAAGAGGTGGATGGATGGAGAGGTTGAGGGTTGGAGAGATGAGTGAGTGGACGGAGAGATGGTTGGATGGATGGAGAGGTGGTTGGAGGGGTGGAGAGGTGGTGGGATGGGTGGAGAGGTGGATGGATGGAGAACTTGAGGGTTGGAGGGGTTGGTGGTGGTTGGATGGATGGAGAACTTGAGGGTTGGAGGGGTTGGTGGtggttggatggatggagggGTTGAGGGTGGGAGAGAGGGGTGGATGGAGGGGTGGTTGGGTGGATGGTGGAGTGGATGGATGGAGAACTTGAGGGTTGGAGagatgggtgggtggatggagaGAGGGATGGATGGGTGGAGAGGTGGATGGATGGAGAACTTGAGGGTTGGAGGGGTTGGTGGtggttggatggatggaggCGTTGAGGGTGGGAGAGATGGGTGGATGGAGGGGTGGTTGGGTGGATGGAGAGGTTGAGCGATGGAGGggttggatggatggatgaggGGTTGATGGGTGGGTGGAGAGGTGGTTGAGTGGATGGTGGAGTGGATGGATGGAGAACTTGAGGGCTGGAGAGATGAGTGAGTGGATGGAGAGATGGATGGATGAAGAGGTGGTTGGATGGGTGGAGAGGTGGTGGGATGGGTGGAGAGGTGGTGGGATGGGTGGAGAGGTGGATGGATGGAGAACTTGAGGGTTGGAGGGGTTGGTGGtggttggatggatggagggGTTGAGGGTGGGAGAGAGGGGTGGATGGAGGGTGGTTGGGTGGATGGAGAGGTGGATGGATGGAGAACTTGAGGGTTGGAGGGGTTGATGGGTGGGTGGAAGGGTTGATGGATGAGGTTGGGTGAAGAAGTTGAGGGACAGGGGGGTTGATGGTGGACGGCTGGAGAAGTGCAACCCCCTCCATAGGTGGGTTGGCAGATGGttgagcagctggaggagcagacgggtggctggggggaggggctgtggcgccggcagcccctggaggtGACACCCACCCACCTGATGACGGTGGGGAAGAGCTCGCCCGAGAAGATGTAGGCGCAGTTGAAGGAGGCGGCCAAGGAACCCTTCCCAACGACGGCAAAGGCCATGCGCAGCATCTGCAGCTCTGGGGACGGGGTGGGAGGTCTCgcacctcctgcccctggcGCTCCTCGGTGACCCACCAAGGGTCCTCCTCTCCAACCTTGGTGCCTCCACCCCgttctcctccttctctccacCCCATTGTCCTCTACTCCGTCATCCTCCAACCCTTTGTCCTCCACCCCCTTGGTCCTCCACCCCCTTGTCCtccatccccccaccccttggTCCTCCAGCCCTTGGTCCTCCAGCCCTTGGTCCTCCACCCCCTTGTCCTCCACCCCTTGTCCTCCACCCCTTGTCCtccatccccccaccccttggTCCTCCACCCCTTGGTCCTCCACCCCCTTGTCCtccatccccccaccccttggTCCTCCACCCCTTGGTCCTCCACCCCTTGGTCCTCCAGCCCCTtgtcccccacccccttgtccCCCATCCTATTGTCCTCCATCCCATTGTCCtccatccccccaccccttggTCCTCCATCCCCTTGTCCTTCACCCCCTTGTCCTCCACCACTCCACCCCTTGGTCCCCCACCCCCTTGGTCCTTCACCACTCCACCCCTTGGTCCTCCACCCCCTTGTCCtccatccccccaccccttggTCCTCCAGCCCTTGGTCCTCCAGCCCTTGGTCCTCCACCCCCTTGTCCTTCACCCCCTTGTCCTCCCCCACTCCACCCCTTGGTCCTCCACCCCCTTGTCCTCCACCCCTTGTCCtccatccccccaccccttggTCCTCCAGCCCTTGGTCCTCCACCCCCTTGGTCCTCCATCCCCTTGTCCTCCACCACTCCACCCCTTGGTCCTCCACCCCTTGGTCCTCCACCCCCTTGTCCTCCACCcccttttcccccaccccttgtGCTCCATCCCTCCACCCCTTGGTCCTCCAGCCCTTGGTTCTCCACCcccttttcccccaccccttgtgctccatccccccaccccttggTCCTCCAGCCCTTGGTCCTCCACCCCCTTGGTCCTCCATCCCCTTGTCCTCCACCACTCCACCCCTTGGTCCTCCACCCCCTTGTCCCCCACCCCTTGTCCtccatccccccaccccttggTCCTCCACCCCTTGGTCCTCCACCCCCTTGTCCCCCACCCCTTGTCCtccatccccccaccccttggTCCTCCACCCCCTTGtcctccatccctccacccTTCTGTCCTCACcccccctccatctccccaCGACCaccaccccctccaccccccgGTGCCCACCCATCGGCACGACGATGTTGGCGAGGATGCAGATGCCGGCGAGCGCCAAGGAGCCGCCCTGGGCCACCCGCCGCCCCACGCAGCTGATGACCAGCACCGAGACCAGTTTGGCCGGGATGTCCACAGCCCCGAAGACCAGTTGGCTCAGGTAGATGTCCACCCCGAAGCCCTGTAGATCCATGGCCAGCCCATAATAGGCGAAGCTGGTGGAGAACCtaccaccaaaacccaacatttCAACACAAAACCCACGAGAGGTCACCAAGACCAAAACGGTGGGGCTGGTCCCCAAAAAGTGCCGGTTGACCCCAAAAAAGGTGAGTCTTGTCCTAAAGAGGGGGAGTTTGGCCCAAAAAAGTTGGGGTTTGCCCCCAAAAGTTGTGGTTTGACCCCCGAAAGTTGAGGTTTGCTCCAAAATAGAGCATTTTGGTCCTCCAAAAGTTGGGGTTTGCCCAAAAAGGTGAGGTTTGGCCCCCAAAAGTTGGGATTTGGCCCCAAAAGTTGGAGTTTGCCCCAAAAAGTTGTGGTTTGACCCAAAAAAAGTTGGAGTTTTCCCCAAAAAGTTGTGGTTTGGCCCCCGAAAGTTGAGTTTTGCCCCCAAATAGCACATTTTGGTCCTCCAAAAGTTGGGGGTTGCCCCCAAAAGGTGAGGTTTGGCCCCCAAAAGTTGGGATTTGGCCCCAAAAGTTGGAGTTTGCCCCAAAAAGTTGTGGTTTGACCCAAAAAAAGTTGGAGTTTTCCCCAAAAAGTTGTGGTTTGGCCCCCGAAAGTTGAGTTTTGCCCCAAAATAGCACATTTTGGTCCTCCAAAAGTTGGGGGTTGCCCCAAAAAGGTGAGGTTTGGCCCCCAAAAGTTGGTTTTTGCCCCAAAAATTGTGGTTTGACCCCCAAAAAGTTGTGGTTTGGCCCCCAAAAGTTGAGTTTTGCCCCAAAATAGCGCATTTTGGTCCTCCAAAAGTTGGAGTTTGCCCCAGAAATGTGAGGTTTGGTTCGCAGAAGTTGGGGTTTGCCCCCAAAAGTTGAGGTTTGGCCCCAAAAGTTGCAGTTTTGCCCCCAAAAGTTGTGGTTTGACCcccaaaaaagttgttttttgcCCCAAAACAGTGCATTTTGGTCCCCCACAAGTTGGGGTTTGCCCAGAAAGGTGGAGTTTGGCTTTAAAATTTGGGTTTTGCTCAAAAAGGTGGAGTTTGCCCCCTAAAAGTTGATGGTTTGCCCAAAAAAGTTGGAGTTTGGCCCAAAAAAGTTGGGGTTTGCCCCAAAATAGTGCATTTTGCTCCCCCAAATTTGGGGTTTGCCCAAAAAGGTGGAGTTTTGCCCCCCCAAAATGTGGGGGTTTGCCCCAAAAGGTGGAATTTGGGCCCCCAAAATTTGGGTTCTGACTAAAAAGGTGAAGTTTGCCCCCCAAAAGTTGAGGTTTTGCCCAAAAAGGTGGATTTTGGCCTCAAAACAGTGCATTTTGGTCCCCCAAAATCTGGGGGGTTTGCCCCAAAAGGTGGAGTTTTGCCCccaaaatttgttttttttgcTCAAAAAGGTGGAGTTTGGCCCCAAAAGTTTGGGGGTTTGCCCCAAAAGGTGGAGTTTGCCccccccaattttttttttttttgctcacaAAGGTGGTTTTTGGCCCCCAAAATTTGGATTTTGCCCAAAAAGGTGGAGTTTGGCCCCCCCCAAATTTGGATTTTGCCCAAAAATGTGGATTTTGAGCCCAACCACTTGCCAGACAAAGGAGACGCCGCAGGAGACCGTCCTCATCCCGCGCGTGCggagcagggcagccagggccCCCCCCGGCAGCGGCGGCTCCGGGCGCACCAGTGTCCGCAGCGCCTGCGGGAAAGGGATCGGGGGAGATCTAGGAGGGATCTAGGAGGGATCTAGGAGGGATCTAGGAGGGATCcgaggggggggggagaggaacCAGGGGATGGGAGGGAGCCAGGAGGGATAATGGGGATCTGGGTGGGGGTAGTGGGGTTGGTGGGATCCAGAAGAGGCAGGAAGGATCTAGTGAGATCTGGAGGGGATTAGGGTGGGATCAAGAGGGATCTAGGAGGGATCCGAGGCGGGGGCGAGAGGAACCAGGGGGTGGGAGGGATAATGGGGACCTAGGTGGGGGTAGTGGGGTTGGTGGGATCCAGAAGAGGCAGGAAGGATCTAGTGAGATCTGGAGGGGATTAGGGTGGGATCAAGAGGGATCTAGGAGGGATCCGAGGTGGGGGGGAGAGGAACCAGGGGGTGGGAGGGATAATGGGGACCTAGGTGGGGGTAGTGGGGTTGGTGGGATCCAGAAGAGGCAGGAAGGATCTAGTGAGATCTGGAGGGGATTAGGGTGGGATCAAGAGGGATCTAGGAGGGAtccgagggggggggggagaggaacCAGGGGGTGGGAGGGATAATGGGGATCTGGGTGGGGGTAGTGGGGTTGGTGGGATCCAGAAGAGGCAGGAGGGATCTGGGTGATCTGGAGGGGATTAGGGTGGGATCAGAGGGATCTAGGAGGGATACAAGGGGCCTTAGGAGGGGATCCAGGTGATCTAGAGGGGATTAGAGGGATTGGGGTATGATCAGAGGGATCTAGGAAGGGTAGAAGTGATCTCAGGTGGACTGGGCATGGCGTGCTGGCGAGATCTAAGAAGGACACGGGAAATGTGGGGAGATCCAGGTGATCAGGAAGGATCTGAGAGGGATCTAAGGGGGTGTCAGAGGTTTCCATAAGGGATAGAGCATGTCTGGGGGGATCTAGGCTGATCAGAGAGGAAATGGGGGGGATCTAAGGGAAAatgaggggggggggaatctAAGGGAGTAGGGGGTGTGTGTCTGGAAGAATTTGGCGGATCTAGTGAGATTTGGGGGATCTGGAGGGAttggggtggctgtgggggtgcaggggaggatacaggggagctgggggtggggatctggggaggctggggggtggATCAAGGGGATCTGGGGGGGTGGATCAAGGGGATCTGGGGGGTAGATCAAGGGGATCTGGGTGTGTCTTAGGGATCAGAGGGACGAGCCGATCACCTCCTCGCTGAGTTtgtccccctcctccttcctgccgTTGAGGCGGGCGACTTTGCGGAGCCCCTTGAGGGCCAGTTCGGGTCTCCCCGAAATCACCTGCCACCGCGCCGACTCCACGAACAGCCTttgagggggggtggggtgtgtggaTCGGGATCACGGGGGATCGGGATCACGAGGGATCAGGATCACAGGGGATGGGGATCCcgggggatcgggggggggCCAGCCCCCATCCTCCACCTCCCACCACCCCCTGAAGCCCCAGgtatcccccccccccaggaacCCAGCAGCCCAACGTCCACCTGATCACCCCAAAAATCGAGGGGGGTGGGCGCGCGGGACCACCGGGACACCCGGGATCTCCGTACCAGGagtagaggaagaagaggaagaaggggagggagaCGACGAGTTGGAGCCAGCGCCAGTGGGGGAGGCCGAAGGCCACGGCGGCCAGGACGAACTGCCCGAAGGTGTAGCAGTACCCGTTGATGGTCCCCACCACGGCGCGCGCTTCCGTCGGGATCCACTCCATGCCTGCAGGCAACCGTGAGTCcgtgggagggggtggggagggggggtggggggtctaTCCCATGGGGTAGGGCCGAGCggggatgggggagggagggtgtCCCCTGccgtggggtgggggtgggaggatgGGTGCCTTGGGGGCTTTGCAAAGGGTGGTGGGGGGTAGAGGCAAGCAGGACCGTGTGAGGGTCTTCTGTGGGTCAGCGGTGGTGGGGTTGGGGCCTGGGGTGCTCCCATGGGTcaaggggggtggggttgggCCATGGGGTCCTCCCATGGGTCAAGGGTGGTAGGGTTGGGTCCTGGGGTCCTCCCATGGGTCAACAGTGGGGGAGTTGGGGTCCTCCCATGGGTCAAGGGTGGTAGGGTTGGGTCCTGGGGTCCTCCCATGGGTCAACAGTGGGGGAGTTGGGGTCCTCCCATGGGTCAAGGGTAGTAGGGTTGGGTCCTGGGGTCCTCCCATGGGTCAAGGGTAGTAGGGTTGGGTCCTGGGGTCCTCCCATGGGTCAAGGGTGGTGGGGTTGGGTTCTGGGGTCCTCCCATGGGTCAGCGGTGGGGGAGTTGGGGTCCTCCCATGGGTCAAGGGTAGTAGGGTTGGGTCCTGGGGTCCTCCCATGGGTCAAGGGTGGTGGGGTTGGGTCCTGGGGTCCTCCCATGGGTCAAGGGTGGTAGTATTGGGGCCCAGAGTCCTCCCATGGGTCAAGGGTGGTAGGGTTGGGGTCCTCCCATGGGTCAAGGGTGGTAGGGTTGGGTCCTGGGGTCCTCCCATGGGTCAACAGTGGGGGAGTTGGGGTCCTCCCATGGGTCAAGGGTAGTAGGGTTGGGTCCTGGGGTCCTCCCATGGGTCAAGGGTAGTAGGGTTGGGTCCTGGGGTCCTCCCATGGGTCAAGGGTGGTGGGGTTGGGTTCTGGGGTCCTCCCATGGGTCAGCGGTGGGGGAGTTGGGTCCTGGGGTCCTCCCATGGGTCAAGGGTGGTAGGATTGGGGCCCAGAGTCCTCCCATGGGTCAAAGGTGGTTGGGTTGGGGCTTGAGAACCTCCCATGGGTCAAGGGTGGTAGGGTTGgggcccagccccccccagggTGGTGGGGCAGAGATCCGGGTGCTTCCCGCGGGATGGGGGTGGTCTCCTCACAGAGGGACGCGGAGTTGAGGGAGACGCCGGCCATGGCCAGGCCCGCCAGGAAGCGGCAGAGGCAGTAGATGATGAAGGTGGGGGCAGCCGCGGTGCCGGCCCCCGTCACCCCCAGCTGCAGGTAACACCAGGTCAGCAGCGCCCGGCGCCCGAACCTGCTGGGACATGGCACTGGGGGCACTGGGCTGGGAgactgggggcactgggatACTGATATGGGGCACTGGGATGCTGATAGGGGGCgctgggggcactgggatgCTGAtacagggtgctgggggcactggggtggGGGACTGGGGGTACTGGGATATTGAtacagggtgctgggggcactggggtgggggactgggggcactgggatA from Falco biarmicus isolate bFalBia1 unplaced genomic scaffold, bFalBia1.pri scaffold_316, whole genome shotgun sequence includes:
- the LOC130143499 gene encoding solute carrier family 22 member 6-like, with the protein product MTFVELLARLGGMGRFQVTYVAALALPLLMLASHNLLQNFTAGVPEHHCRPRPVANVSAGDIPLHVSIPSDDHHRPQQCRRYVEPQWHLLGVNGTVNGMAKGMVNGTVNGVVNGMVKGMVKGMANGTVNGMANGMANEAPTEPCRDGWTYHDGVFAHTIVTEWDLVCESKALRQVAQSIYMAGILLGSGLFGILSDKFGRRALLTWCYLQLGVTGAGTAAAPTFIIYCLCRFLAGLAMAGVSLNSASLCMEWIPTEARAVVGTINGYCYTFGQFVLAAVAFGLPHWRWLQLVVSLPFFLFFLYSWLFVESARWQVISGRPELALKGLRKVARLNGRKEEGDKLSEEALRTLVRPEPPLPGGALAALLRTRGMRTVSCGVSFVWFSTSFAYYGLAMDLQGFGVDIYLSQLVFGAVDIPAKLVSVLVISCVGRRVAQGGSLALAGICILANIVVPMELQMLRMAFAVVGKGSLAASFNCAYIFSGELFPTVIRQTGMGLGGTMARVGSMVAPLVRMAADVTPVLPLIIYGAAPIISAIATCFLPETRNMPLPETVKDVERR